In the genome of Gemmatimonadota bacterium, one region contains:
- the tsaD gene encoding tRNA (adenosine(37)-N6)-threonylcarbamoyltransferase complex transferase subunit TsaD has product MLALETSCDETSAAVVRREGARVHLEGLAILSQDIHRIFGGVVPELASRAHLGTVGPVVDLALKEAGATLATIDAIAVTRGPGLLGALLVGVTWAKTLAWRERLPLIGVHHLEGHLFAPTLELDDVEPPFTALLVSGGHTMLLDVPAWGEYHLLGQTRDDAVGEAFDKVGTLLGLDYPAGAAMERLAATGDPKRFTFPRPLLKGVAEADQFAFSFSGLKTAVLRAVQQSADLETDRASLARGFQDAAIEVLVRKTMHAAQEFNRPLVVLGGGVASSRALAEAMRSAAGGRARIAVASPRLNTDNAAMIGAAGSWRLARGEHHGVDLDARDHFPLPGLEPAPGVAS; this is encoded by the coding sequence GTGCTCGCCCTTGAGACCTCCTGCGACGAAACCTCCGCCGCCGTCGTACGTCGCGAGGGAGCGCGGGTGCATCTCGAAGGATTGGCGATTCTGTCACAGGACATCCACCGGATCTTCGGTGGTGTGGTTCCCGAGCTCGCCTCCCGGGCCCATCTCGGCACCGTAGGTCCAGTGGTAGACCTGGCGCTCAAGGAAGCCGGAGCAACGCTTGCCACCATCGACGCGATCGCGGTGACGCGTGGCCCGGGGCTGCTCGGCGCGCTGCTCGTCGGGGTGACCTGGGCGAAGACGCTCGCCTGGCGTGAGCGGCTGCCGCTGATCGGAGTGCACCACCTCGAAGGGCATCTCTTCGCCCCGACGCTGGAGCTCGACGATGTCGAGCCACCGTTCACCGCACTGCTCGTCAGCGGTGGCCATACGATGCTGCTCGATGTGCCGGCGTGGGGCGAGTATCACCTCCTCGGCCAGACGCGCGACGATGCCGTGGGCGAAGCATTCGACAAGGTGGGCACGTTGCTCGGCCTCGACTACCCGGCCGGTGCCGCGATGGAGCGACTCGCCGCGACGGGCGATCCGAAGCGCTTCACCTTTCCTCGCCCGTTGCTCAAGGGCGTGGCCGAAGCAGATCAGTTTGCGTTCTCGTTCAGCGGCCTCAAGACGGCGGTGTTGCGCGCGGTGCAGCAGAGCGCCGATCTCGAGACCGACCGGGCGAGTCTCGCCCGCGGCTTTCAGGACGCGGCAATCGAGGTGCTGGTGCGCAAGACGATGCACGCGGCCCAGGAATTCAACCGGCCGCTGGTCGTGCTCGGTGGTGGCGTCGCGAGCAGCCGGGCACTCGCCGAGGCAATGCGCAGCGCGGCAGGCGGTCGCGCCCGGATTGCGGTGGCCTCGCCGCGTCTCAACACCGACAACGCCGCGATGATTGGCGCCGCCGGGAGCTGGCGGCTCGCCCGCGGCGAGCACCACGGTGTCGACCTCGACGCCCGCGACCATTTTCCGCTACCCGGCCTCGAGCCCGCACCCGGAGTCGCTTCATGA
- a CDS encoding FTR1 family protein yields MILIQATTILLALTGSMTTTDSAAVARRIAASAQLAAQEYRIGVVGGRVVAAAEVDEAKLFLTEAKRTAKLLPASVAAATEADLDRVLLLVGRIGAPDSVDAGIKRMTDALAIGLRVVLVEIPEHTPSLARGAELYARECRACHGDAGRGDGPAARALTPVPTNLTNYAALHDVSPLAFYQRVTIGVAGTAMPSFETRLSADDRWALALYAATLRQAKPAGEVPTSLRAFPAVAKLSDDQVLAELGPVASPARLAAVRAFQPAGDDAAVTAQVFTAVRGKVKEAGELAAAGSHQEAVSAAFDAYLAFEKVERTVRAKRPELATTLEATFATLRTRVAGGATPAELDGVQRELAASLEQAERVVGDTLSPTNLFLQSLVIMLREGLEAILIIGALMAFLVKTGAGHRKRDIHIGVGAAVLLSLLTAVLLETVFVLSPAHRESMEGFTMVAAVGVLFYVSYWLLSKMEVAKWTAFVKERVQVAVTGGSAFALASAAFLAVYREGFETVLFYKALYVSGGEVGGTFWPVTLGILVGSIALAVVYVAINKWGVKLPLKPFFAVTSGFLYYTAFVFAGKAIAELQAGGAVPTTILLGWPRWPALGIYPTLESLLAQGILATLAIVAVGYLFLVQRPAEARKRTEAPSAPLAAPVVLSAVTEGPGREVAMLRSLERMEGDLAALRGEVERLKEAVVEASAEDIAKQR; encoded by the coding sequence ATGATTCTCATTCAGGCGACAACCATCCTGCTTGCCCTCACGGGCTCGATGACGACTACGGATTCGGCGGCCGTCGCGCGGCGCATCGCGGCGTCAGCGCAGCTTGCGGCTCAGGAGTACCGGATCGGCGTGGTTGGCGGGCGGGTGGTTGCAGCGGCTGAAGTCGACGAAGCAAAGCTCTTCCTCACTGAAGCCAAGCGCACCGCGAAGCTGCTGCCGGCGTCGGTTGCCGCGGCCACCGAGGCGGATCTCGACCGGGTGCTTCTGCTGGTCGGGCGGATCGGCGCACCGGATTCGGTCGATGCCGGCATCAAGCGGATGACCGATGCGCTCGCGATCGGACTGCGGGTGGTTCTGGTAGAGATCCCGGAACACACGCCCTCGCTCGCTCGTGGTGCCGAACTGTACGCCCGCGAGTGTCGCGCTTGTCACGGTGATGCCGGCCGGGGCGATGGCCCAGCGGCCCGTGCCCTGACGCCGGTTCCGACCAACCTCACCAATTACGCTGCACTACACGACGTGTCGCCGCTGGCGTTCTATCAGCGGGTCACTATCGGCGTGGCCGGTACCGCGATGCCTTCGTTCGAGACGCGGCTCTCGGCGGACGATCGCTGGGCCCTGGCACTCTATGCGGCCACCCTCCGGCAGGCGAAGCCCGCTGGAGAGGTGCCCACCTCGCTCCGCGCATTCCCCGCCGTGGCGAAGCTCTCCGATGACCAGGTGCTGGCCGAGCTTGGTCCGGTGGCCTCGCCGGCGCGACTCGCCGCCGTGCGTGCCTTTCAGCCCGCGGGTGATGATGCCGCGGTGACGGCGCAGGTATTTACCGCGGTGCGTGGCAAGGTGAAGGAGGCTGGCGAACTGGCAGCAGCAGGAAGCCATCAGGAAGCGGTCTCGGCCGCCTTTGATGCCTATCTCGCCTTCGAGAAGGTCGAACGCACTGTGCGCGCCAAGCGCCCCGAACTCGCGACCACGCTCGAAGCGACTTTCGCGACGCTGCGGACCCGGGTCGCCGGTGGTGCCACGCCGGCAGAACTCGATGGCGTGCAGCGTGAGCTCGCGGCCTCGCTCGAGCAGGCCGAACGGGTGGTCGGTGACACCCTCTCGCCGACGAATCTCTTTCTCCAGTCGCTGGTCATCATGCTCCGCGAAGGGCTCGAGGCGATCCTGATCATCGGCGCGCTGATGGCCTTCCTCGTCAAGACCGGCGCCGGGCACCGGAAGCGCGACATCCATATCGGCGTCGGTGCCGCGGTGCTCCTCTCGTTGCTCACCGCCGTGCTGCTCGAGACCGTCTTCGTGCTTTCGCCGGCGCATCGCGAGTCAATGGAAGGCTTCACGATGGTCGCAGCGGTCGGCGTGCTCTTCTACGTGAGCTACTGGCTGCTGTCGAAGATGGAAGTCGCCAAGTGGACTGCCTTCGTGAAGGAGCGCGTGCAGGTCGCCGTTACCGGTGGCTCGGCGTTCGCGCTGGCGTCGGCCGCATTCCTCGCCGTCTATCGCGAAGGCTTCGAGACGGTGCTCTTCTACAAGGCGCTCTACGTGTCCGGGGGTGAGGTCGGCGGCACCTTCTGGCCGGTCACGTTGGGGATCCTCGTCGGCAGTATCGCGCTCGCGGTGGTGTACGTCGCGATCAACAAGTGGGGCGTGAAGCTCCCGCTCAAGCCGTTCTTTGCGGTCACGAGTGGCTTCCTCTACTACACGGCCTTTGTCTTTGCGGGGAAGGCGATCGCCGAGCTGCAGGCGGGCGGCGCCGTGCCGACCACGATCCTCCTCGGCTGGCCACGGTGGCCGGCGCTGGGGATCTACCCGACCCTCGAATCGTTGCTGGCGCAGGGCATTCTCGCCACGCTTGCCATTGTCGCTGTTGGCTACCTCTTCCTGGTCCAGCGTCCCGCAGAGGCGCGCAAGCGCACCGAGGCCCCCAGCGCCCCGCTGGCGGCCCCGGTCGTCCTCTCGGCTGTCACGGAAGGCCCCGGCCGCGAAGTGGCCATGCTGCGCTCACTGGAGCGGATGGAAGGGGATCTGGCAGCGCTGCGCGGCGAAGTCGAGCGTCTCAAGGAAGCCGTGGTCGAGGCGAGCGCGGAAGACATCGCGAAGCAGCGATAA
- a CDS encoding HAD family hydrolase produces MKRLVLFDIDGTLLLSASAGRRAIEAAFAEEFADTSFFESVRFDGKTDPQIVRELYHAAGAPDRATPEQTDFLLSRYVNHLERVLGERGHLVRTLPGITELLAALELRDDVLVGLLTGNIVPGARLKLAAAGLAFDRFALGAFGSDSGHRPDLPPIAAARAEAFLGHLPSGHDVVILGDTPADVTCGASIGARAIGVATGSYSVAELDAAGAYRSFETFTDTAAVMEALLC; encoded by the coding sequence ATGAAACGGCTGGTACTCTTCGATATCGACGGCACGCTGCTGCTGAGCGCCTCCGCCGGCCGGCGAGCCATCGAGGCCGCCTTCGCCGAGGAGTTTGCCGATACCTCGTTCTTCGAGTCAGTACGCTTCGACGGCAAGACTGATCCGCAGATCGTGCGCGAGCTCTATCACGCGGCCGGTGCTCCTGATCGCGCTACGCCGGAACAGACTGATTTTCTCCTGAGCCGCTACGTGAACCATCTCGAGCGGGTGCTCGGCGAGCGCGGTCATCTGGTGCGCACGCTGCCTGGGATCACCGAATTGCTCGCGGCACTCGAGCTGCGCGACGATGTGCTGGTGGGGCTCCTGACCGGAAACATCGTTCCCGGAGCGCGTCTCAAGCTGGCTGCGGCCGGGCTCGCCTTCGACCGCTTTGCCCTCGGCGCATTTGGCTCCGACAGCGGGCACCGCCCCGACTTGCCGCCGATCGCCGCCGCGCGCGCTGAAGCATTCCTTGGTCATCTTCCGTCAGGCCACGATGTCGTGATCCTGGGCGACACGCCGGCTGACGTGACCTGCGGCGCTTCCATTGGCGCGCGTGCCATCGGGGTCGCGACCGGCTCCTATTCGGTGGCCGAGCTTGATGCCGCCGGGGCATATCGTTCGTTCGAGACCTTTACCGATACCGCGGCCGTGATGGAGGCACTCCTCTGCTAG
- the rpe gene encoding ribulose-phosphate 3-epimerase, which produces MTLRIAPSVLSTDLGRLREQIAEAEAGGADWLHVDVMDGNFVPNISFGAPMIKALKKYSTLPLDVHLMVERPEQYIAEYADLGASVFSFHPEATIHVQRQLAAVRERGMKAGLVLNPGTPLGILEEVVDDVDLVLLMTVNPGFGGQSYLPGSTRKLRRIAALLAHYERAPVLEVDGGITTQTIATPYGAGADTFVAGTAVFGQPDIAEAVRALRRAALPRS; this is translated from the coding sequence GTGACCCTCCGGATCGCGCCAAGCGTGCTGAGCACCGATCTCGGTCGACTGCGCGAACAGATCGCCGAGGCGGAAGCTGGCGGCGCCGACTGGCTGCACGTCGACGTGATGGATGGCAACTTCGTGCCGAACATCTCGTTCGGGGCGCCCATGATCAAGGCGCTGAAGAAGTACAGCACCCTGCCGCTCGATGTACATCTGATGGTCGAGCGCCCGGAGCAATACATCGCCGAGTACGCTGACCTCGGCGCGTCGGTCTTCTCGTTTCACCCCGAGGCCACCATCCACGTGCAGCGACAGCTCGCCGCCGTGCGCGAGCGCGGGATGAAGGCCGGACTGGTGCTGAACCCCGGGACGCCGCTGGGCATTCTCGAGGAGGTCGTCGACGATGTCGACCTCGTCCTGCTGATGACCGTGAACCCGGGCTTCGGTGGCCAGAGCTACCTCCCGGGATCGACCCGGAAGTTGCGTCGCATCGCGGCACTGCTGGCGCATTACGAGCGCGCACCCGTGCTCGAGGTCGATGGTGGCATTACCACCCAGACGATTGCGACGCCATATGGCGCCGGCGCCGACACCTTCGTGGCGGGCACCGCCGTCTTCGGCCAACCCGATATCGCCGAAGCGGTGCGAGCGCTTCGACGCGCCGCGCTGCCGCGGAGCTGA
- a CDS encoding transcription antitermination factor NusB: MMAAVRRGVPFDVALDRGLAALPERDKRLAHELAAGILRQSGALDQVIAPFVPRGISSVAPELLDVLRLGAYQLRHLERVPPHAAVATSVALAREVLGERAAGFANAVLRRVSELGPDAPTDQAVDLISQLAATWSHPAWLVARWLERFGAADTEALLEWNNTHPALVVQPARGGSGDLERLFRDEDVRSFAAPYGAGIVVDATRPERLPGFDRGMFYVQDPAQAMVLRFADFAPGALVFDACAAPGGKTLGLARNAVGVVAADASRRRLQRLRENLRRAGHGHEFPLVADALHPPVRPVAAYLLDAPCLGTGTFARHPDARLRVTAEALTRLAQEQAALLDAAADRVAPGGVLCYATCSLEPEEDASQVEAFLARHRDFRREPTAAVPSELLSADGDLEVLPQRHGMDGAFAARLVRIA; this comes from the coding sequence ATGATGGCCGCAGTGCGTCGCGGCGTGCCATTCGATGTCGCGCTGGATCGTGGCCTCGCCGCGCTCCCTGAACGCGACAAGCGACTCGCTCACGAACTCGCGGCCGGCATCCTGCGGCAATCAGGCGCGCTCGACCAGGTCATTGCGCCGTTCGTGCCGCGCGGGATCAGCTCGGTGGCACCCGAACTGCTCGACGTGCTGCGTCTCGGTGCCTACCAGCTGCGCCATCTCGAACGCGTGCCACCACACGCGGCCGTCGCGACGAGCGTGGCGCTCGCCCGCGAAGTCCTCGGCGAACGCGCGGCTGGGTTCGCGAATGCGGTGCTGCGCCGAGTATCCGAACTCGGTCCTGATGCGCCGACTGACCAGGCCGTCGATCTGATTTCGCAACTCGCTGCAACGTGGTCGCATCCGGCGTGGCTGGTGGCACGCTGGCTCGAGCGATTCGGCGCGGCCGACACCGAAGCGCTGCTCGAATGGAACAACACTCACCCCGCCCTGGTGGTGCAGCCGGCGCGCGGTGGATCGGGCGACCTCGAGCGGCTCTTTCGTGACGAAGATGTCCGCTCATTCGCGGCCCCGTATGGCGCTGGCATCGTTGTCGACGCCACGCGTCCGGAACGACTCCCCGGCTTCGATCGCGGGATGTTCTATGTCCAGGACCCGGCGCAGGCAATGGTCCTTCGCTTCGCCGACTTTGCACCGGGCGCCCTGGTCTTCGACGCCTGCGCAGCCCCCGGCGGCAAGACGCTCGGACTCGCCCGCAACGCGGTCGGGGTCGTGGCGGCCGACGCATCACGCCGCCGGCTACAGCGGCTGCGCGAAAATCTCCGCCGCGCGGGACACGGACACGAATTTCCACTGGTGGCCGACGCGCTGCACCCGCCGGTTCGCCCGGTCGCGGCCTACCTCCTCGATGCGCCCTGTCTTGGCACCGGGACCTTCGCCCGGCACCCCGATGCCCGGCTGCGGGTGACAGCCGAAGCACTCACCCGTCTGGCCCAGGAGCAGGCCGCGCTGCTCGATGCAGCAGCCGATCGAGTGGCCCCAGGCGGGGTGCTATGTTACGCCACCTGCTCGCTGGAACCGGAAGAAGATGCCAGCCAGGTGGAGGCTTTTCTGGCGCGCCATCGCGATTTCCGCCGTGAACCGACTGCTGCAGTTCCGAGTGAATTGCTCTCGGCCGACGGCGATCTCGAAGTCCTGCCGCAACGGCATGGGATGGACGGCGCGTTCGCGGCACGACTGGTTCGCATCGCATGA
- a CDS encoding prolipoprotein diacylglyceryl transferase, producing MIIAHPLNFHTPAIFGLRSIEITGYGVMMMCCFLVGGWLIDRECRRNKFASDYAGDMILAALVGGIVGAKLWYVALHGPGALLTRGGLVYYGGFVGGTLAVILNGWRRDVPLRWTAQLCAPALAAAYAVGRVGCYLVGDDYGRPTSLPWAVAFPEGLPRTTAGAMQAEFGLPIPPGATADTLLAVHPTQLYEIAMMLVVFAVLWRWRAQVRGTGWLFGAYLVFAGLERFTVEFFRAKDDRFFAGLTLAQLFSIALVTIGATLIARWSPLPNPAPGAWLEGGKGTLDSAPRRP from the coding sequence ATGATCATCGCGCATCCGCTCAACTTCCACACGCCGGCCATTTTCGGGCTGCGATCGATCGAGATCACCGGCTACGGCGTGATGATGATGTGCTGCTTTCTGGTCGGCGGCTGGCTCATCGATCGCGAGTGCCGGCGCAACAAATTCGCCTCCGACTACGCCGGGGACATGATCCTCGCCGCGCTGGTAGGTGGCATTGTCGGCGCGAAGCTCTGGTATGTCGCGCTGCACGGACCGGGCGCACTGCTGACGCGCGGCGGGCTGGTCTATTACGGCGGCTTTGTGGGCGGCACGCTCGCCGTGATCCTCAACGGCTGGCGGCGCGATGTGCCGCTGCGCTGGACAGCACAGCTCTGCGCGCCGGCACTCGCAGCGGCGTATGCGGTGGGCCGCGTCGGCTGCTATCTCGTGGGCGACGACTACGGCAGGCCCACGTCGCTCCCCTGGGCGGTCGCGTTTCCCGAGGGGCTGCCGCGCACCACCGCTGGTGCGATGCAGGCCGAATTCGGACTGCCGATTCCGCCCGGCGCCACCGCCGACACGCTGCTCGCGGTGCATCCAACGCAGCTGTACGAAATCGCGATGATGCTGGTGGTATTCGCGGTGCTCTGGCGCTGGCGCGCGCAGGTACGCGGCACGGGGTGGCTCTTCGGCGCGTATCTCGTCTTCGCGGGGCTCGAGCGATTCACGGTGGAATTCTTTCGCGCGAAGGACGATCGCTTCTTCGCGGGACTCACGCTCGCGCAGCTTTTTTCCATCGCGCTGGTCACGATTGGCGCGACCCTGATCGCCCGCTGGTCGCCCCTGCCGAACCCCGCTCCTGGGGCCTGGCTGGAGGGTGGAAAAGGGACCCTTGACAGCGCCCCTAGGAGGCCCTAG
- the acpS gene encoding holo-ACP synthase, whose protein sequence is MAIVAVGLDVVELPRARALLARHGGRILDRTLTDFEREYVESLGDPAPAFAARLAAKEAVYKALQVLPGARAVGWREIGVRRLPDGRPEVELTGRAAELLRPHRVTIHLSLSHSRDVAAAVAILEG, encoded by the coding sequence ATGGCCATAGTCGCCGTAGGTCTCGACGTGGTCGAGTTGCCGCGGGCGCGGGCCCTGCTGGCTCGCCACGGCGGGAGGATTCTTGATCGGACCCTTACCGATTTCGAGCGAGAGTATGTCGAGTCGCTCGGCGACCCGGCCCCCGCGTTCGCGGCGCGGCTGGCGGCCAAGGAGGCTGTCTACAAGGCGCTGCAGGTGCTCCCCGGAGCACGGGCCGTGGGCTGGCGCGAGATCGGGGTCCGTCGCCTCCCCGACGGCCGGCCGGAAGTCGAGTTGACTGGCCGGGCTGCCGAACTGCTCCGGCCGCACCGGGTCACCATTCACCTCTCCCTCTCCCATAGCCGCGACGTCGCGGCGGCCGTCGCGATCCTCGAGGGGTAG
- a CDS encoding thiamine phosphate synthase: MRPLPRVLAFSDDRVAALEDFGIRAAAIAAVGSAAGLVARLPGGTADQLSALALRCASLVRPPEAALFVTGRVDIAMAAGASGTILRERDLGIEDARRVTAAGAPLAASRSPHQRALWLLRSVHSVESARAAITEGADGLILGSIWATASHPGRAPVGVALLREVVALGLPTFAIGGVTPERSREVQKAGAWGVAAIGALWDAPDPYLATRALLAPWLTA, translated from the coding sequence ATGAGGCCACTGCCCCGCGTCCTCGCGTTCAGCGATGATCGCGTGGCAGCGCTCGAGGATTTCGGGATCCGCGCCGCAGCGATCGCGGCGGTCGGATCCGCTGCCGGGTTGGTGGCCAGGTTGCCTGGCGGCACCGCCGATCAGCTGTCGGCGCTCGCGCTCCGCTGCGCGTCGCTGGTGCGCCCCCCCGAGGCCGCGCTCTTCGTGACCGGGCGGGTGGATATTGCGATGGCGGCTGGGGCGAGCGGGACGATTCTCCGGGAAAGAGATCTCGGGATCGAAGACGCGCGCCGCGTCACGGCCGCAGGGGCGCCGCTCGCGGCGTCCCGATCTCCGCACCAGCGGGCGCTCTGGCTCCTTCGGTCCGTCCATTCCGTGGAGTCCGCCCGGGCCGCGATCACCGAAGGCGCCGACGGCCTGATTCTCGGCTCGATCTGGGCTACCGCCTCGCATCCCGGCCGGGCACCGGTCGGGGTCGCCCTCCTGCGAGAGGTCGTCGCCCTCGGCCTCCCGACCTTTGCGATCGGAGGCGTCACCCCGGAGCGTTCCCGCGAGGTGCAGAAGGCCGGCGCCTGGGGCGTCGCCGCCATCGGCGCCCTGTGGGACGCGCCAGATCCCTATCTTGCCACCCGGGCGCTGCTCGCCCCGTGGCTGACTGCCTGA
- a CDS encoding TlpA disulfide reductase family protein, with protein sequence MRRQWLLVGLILVTLGIGTWALVRFSGQTAIGVGQIAPGFTAKDLTSGKRVSFDSSYRGKVTLVNVWATWCEPCKEEIPAMDSLYQVMGPKGFKIAAVSIDRGGEAVVKQFAKDYHISFDVLHDPSGEIERIYQTTGVPESFLVGRDGRIVRIMLRGYTWNSAASRRVVEELLATPAS encoded by the coding sequence ATGCGACGGCAATGGCTGCTGGTGGGACTCATCCTCGTGACGCTCGGCATCGGCACCTGGGCGCTGGTGCGCTTCAGCGGGCAAACCGCCATCGGGGTCGGGCAGATCGCGCCGGGCTTCACCGCGAAGGATCTCACCTCCGGCAAGCGTGTCTCGTTCGACAGCAGCTATCGCGGCAAGGTGACGCTCGTCAACGTCTGGGCAACCTGGTGCGAGCCGTGCAAGGAAGAAATTCCGGCGATGGACTCGCTCTACCAGGTCATGGGACCGAAGGGATTCAAGATCGCGGCTGTCAGCATCGATCGCGGTGGTGAAGCCGTGGTGAAGCAATTCGCGAAGGACTACCACATCTCCTTCGATGTGCTCCACGACCCCAGTGGCGAGATCGAACGGATCTACCAGACCACCGGTGTGCCCGAGAGTTTTCTCGTCGGACGTGACGGCCGGATCGTGCGGATCATGCTGCGCGGTTACACCTGGAACTCGGCGGCGAGTCGCCGCGTGGTGGAAGAATTGCTGGCCACACCCGCCAGCTGA
- a CDS encoding PASTA domain-containing protein — MIGEWWRSRERKPLLVGIGVVLAAAFAGYLATCAIYPAQILADNVVVPALRGLDSTAAIAKLAELGLRGRVADDITDPLVAPGQVSWQSPAPETVLPADAVVRLGVSSGRPPIVIPDLVDLPIDLARTVVAAAGLVVGSVDTVTEATEYGTVVRQSPSAGLPGTPQRPVDLTVSRGAASVRVPELVGLTLIAARDRLAAQGLRVGVIDQRFEGKAGSVLAQSPAPGELVTKESGVNLTISGAMP, encoded by the coding sequence ATGATCGGTGAATGGTGGCGTTCGCGAGAGCGCAAACCGCTGCTGGTGGGAATCGGCGTCGTTCTCGCGGCGGCCTTCGCGGGATACCTCGCGACCTGCGCCATCTATCCGGCGCAGATTCTCGCCGACAATGTCGTGGTGCCGGCGCTGCGCGGGCTCGACAGCACGGCCGCGATTGCGAAGCTCGCCGAGCTCGGATTGCGCGGCCGGGTCGCCGACGATATCACCGATCCGCTGGTGGCGCCGGGTCAGGTGTCGTGGCAATCGCCCGCACCGGAAACGGTCTTGCCGGCCGATGCGGTGGTGCGGCTGGGGGTCTCGTCAGGACGACCGCCGATCGTCATCCCTGACCTCGTCGACCTGCCGATCGACCTGGCGCGCACCGTAGTGGCAGCCGCCGGACTCGTGGTCGGATCGGTCGACACGGTGACCGAAGCGACCGAATACGGGACCGTGGTGCGCCAGTCGCCATCAGCCGGCTTGCCGGGCACCCCGCAGCGCCCCGTCGACCTCACCGTGAGTCGCGGTGCCGCTTCGGTGCGAGTGCCCGAGCTGGTGGGTCTGACGCTGATCGCCGCACGCGACCGACTCGCGGCCCAAGGGCTCCGCGTCGGGGTGATCGATCAGCGATTCGAAGGGAAGGCCGGGAGCGTGCTGGCGCAGTCGCCGGCCCCCGGTGAACTGGTGACAAAGGAGAGTGGCGTGAACCTGACCATCAGCGGAGCGATGCCGTGA
- a CDS encoding thiazole synthase codes for MLEIGGVTFRSRLMVGTGKYRNNDEMVQAIAASGAAVVTVAVRRVSLDRSDEGGILHHLDPKQYFLLSNTAGCYSADEAIRYARLAREAGFNDFVKLEVIGDKETLLPDTAGLLVATKVLADEGFKVLAYTNDDLITALRLEEAGAVAVMPLASPIGSGLGLLNPYFIRTIKSRLRVPVIVDAGVGTASDACLVMEQGVDGILMNTALAEATNPVLMAEAMRLGVDAGRASYLAGRMPRREVAVPSSPTSGMLR; via the coding sequence ATGCTCGAGATCGGCGGCGTCACCTTCCGGTCGCGACTGATGGTCGGCACCGGCAAGTATCGCAACAACGACGAGATGGTCCAGGCGATCGCGGCCTCAGGGGCCGCAGTCGTCACGGTCGCCGTGCGTCGCGTCTCGCTCGACCGCAGCGACGAAGGCGGCATCCTGCACCACCTCGATCCGAAGCAGTACTTCCTGCTCTCGAATACCGCGGGCTGCTACTCGGCGGATGAGGCGATCCGCTACGCGCGCCTCGCGCGCGAGGCCGGTTTCAACGATTTCGTCAAGCTGGAAGTCATCGGCGACAAGGAGACGCTCCTTCCCGATACCGCGGGACTGCTGGTCGCGACCAAGGTACTCGCCGACGAAGGCTTCAAGGTGCTCGCCTACACCAATGACGACCTGATCACCGCACTGCGTCTCGAAGAGGCCGGTGCCGTCGCGGTGATGCCGCTGGCTTCGCCGATCGGATCGGGACTCGGGCTGCTGAACCCGTATTTCATTCGCACGATCAAGTCGCGACTGCGCGTGCCCGTGATTGTCGATGCCGGCGTGGGGACCGCGTCCGACGCCTGCCTGGTGATGGAACAGGGTGTCGACGGGATCCTGATGAACACCGCGCTCGCCGAAGCGACCAATCCGGTCCTGATGGCCGAGGCGATGCGGCTAGGCGTCGACGCGGGGCGCGCATCGTACCTCGCGGGGCGGATGCCGCGTCGCGAAGTGGCGGTGCCGTCGAGCCCCACCAGCGGGATGCTGCGCTGA
- a CDS encoding TlpA disulfide reductase family protein has protein sequence MNRQWLWVGAIVAGLGVGAWALTRYASPPDGAQLGQRAPDFKVVNPATHDSVSLRANYAGHVTLINVWATWCGPCRKEMPSMERLYQAYKDRGFRIAAVSVDEGDDAAVLAFGKELQLSFDLLHDQSGLIQQTYQTMGVPQSWLVDGNGRIVYVGIGGEMWDSAEQKARIEALLGSR, from the coding sequence GTGAATCGGCAATGGCTCTGGGTAGGTGCGATCGTCGCAGGACTCGGCGTGGGTGCGTGGGCGCTCACGCGCTACGCGTCGCCACCTGATGGCGCCCAGCTCGGTCAGCGCGCCCCCGATTTCAAGGTGGTCAACCCGGCCACCCACGACAGCGTCTCGCTTCGCGCGAATTACGCCGGTCACGTGACCCTCATCAATGTGTGGGCGACCTGGTGCGGGCCCTGCCGCAAGGAGATGCCGTCAATGGAGCGGCTCTATCAGGCGTACAAGGATCGTGGCTTCCGGATCGCGGCCGTCAGTGTCGACGAAGGCGACGACGCCGCCGTGCTCGCGTTCGGCAAGGAGCTGCAACTCAGCTTCGACCTGCTGCACGACCAGAGCGGCCTCATCCAGCAGACCTACCAGACAATGGGAGTGCCACAGAGTTGGCTGGTGGATGGCAATGGCCGCATCGTTTACGTCGGGATCGGTGGCGAGATGTGGGACAGCGCCGAACAGAAGGCCCGCATCGAAGCGCTGCTCGGAAGTCGCTGA
- the thiS gene encoding sulfur carrier protein ThiS, whose translation MQLTINGDPREIPDALNVEALLQHLELDPRAVVVELNRVIIRRPAIASTTLSENDSVEIVHFVGGG comes from the coding sequence ATGCAACTCACGATCAATGGCGATCCGCGCGAGATTCCCGACGCGCTCAATGTCGAAGCCCTGCTGCAGCACCTCGAACTCGACCCGCGCGCGGTCGTGGTCGAACTCAACCGTGTGATCATCCGCCGGCCCGCAATCGCGAGCACCACGCTCAGCGAAAACGACAGCGTCGAGATCGTGCATTTCGTGGGGGGTGGCTGA